In the Aromatoleum bremense genome, one interval contains:
- the rsmB gene encoding 16S rRNA (cytosine(967)-C(5))-methyltransferase RsmB produces the protein MFSRPAKGRPTLPSDGLGYALLQAASLVEAVLGGANLTEAYERLLRANPGWPDATRGAVRDLAWGTLRDYGRGDAVLRRLLHKPLPVALHALLLVALHRLEHRPDQAHTVVDQAVDAAAVLAPGLKGVVNGVLRKRLRDEHELARIVEADEAARYRHPAWWVAQMRAACPDDWEAALEAGNQRPPMALRVNRTRASVEAVEAELREAGIGCRRLANDALVLDKPVPVASLPGFAAGRVSVQDAGAQWAARWLDLAPGQRVLDACAAPGGKAAHILETMPVELVALELDPKRVQRIRDNLERLGLHAQVLTADCRALDAWWDGRPFDRILADVPCSASGVARRHPDIKWLRRREDVRRFAAQQAGIVDALWPTLALGGRMLYVTCSVFDEENTAQIMRLSARHPDLERLEIDGSLERQLLPDTDHDGFFYALLGKRR, from the coding sequence ATTTTCTCCCGACCGGCCAAGGGCCGCCCCACGCTTCCGAGCGACGGTCTCGGCTATGCCCTGTTGCAGGCGGCGTCTCTCGTCGAGGCGGTCCTCGGGGGTGCCAATTTGACAGAGGCCTACGAACGGCTGCTGCGCGCGAATCCCGGCTGGCCGGATGCGACGCGCGGCGCGGTTCGTGATCTCGCGTGGGGGACGCTGCGCGACTACGGGCGCGGCGACGCCGTCCTGCGCCGCCTGTTGCACAAGCCCCTGCCGGTTGCGCTGCACGCCCTGCTGCTGGTGGCGCTGCACCGGCTCGAGCACCGTCCGGATCAGGCGCACACGGTGGTGGACCAGGCGGTCGATGCGGCCGCGGTTCTCGCGCCGGGCCTGAAAGGCGTCGTCAACGGCGTGCTGCGCAAGCGCCTGCGCGACGAACACGAGCTGGCGCGCATCGTCGAGGCGGACGAGGCGGCGCGCTACCGCCATCCCGCGTGGTGGGTGGCGCAGATGCGGGCCGCCTGTCCCGACGACTGGGAAGCCGCGCTCGAAGCGGGCAACCAGCGGCCCCCGATGGCGCTGCGGGTCAATCGCACGCGAGCGAGCGTGGAGGCCGTCGAAGCGGAACTGCGCGAAGCCGGCATCGGCTGCCGGCGGCTCGCGAACGACGCGCTCGTGCTCGATAAACCGGTGCCGGTAGCGAGCCTGCCCGGTTTCGCGGCCGGGCGCGTCTCGGTGCAGGATGCGGGGGCGCAGTGGGCTGCGCGGTGGCTGGATCTCGCGCCCGGCCAGCGGGTGCTCGACGCGTGCGCGGCGCCAGGCGGCAAGGCTGCCCATATCCTCGAGACGATGCCGGTCGAGCTTGTCGCGCTGGAGCTCGATCCGAAACGCGTCCAGCGCATCCGCGACAACCTCGAGCGCCTCGGCCTGCACGCGCAGGTGCTGACTGCCGATTGCCGCGCCCTCGACGCGTGGTGGGATGGCCGGCCGTTCGACCGCATCCTTGCTGATGTTCCCTGTTCGGCGTCGGGTGTCGCGCGCCGGCATCCGGATATCAAGTGGCTGCGGCGACGCGAGGATGTCCGCCGCTTCGCCGCCCAGCAGGCCGGGATCGTCGACGCACTGTGGCCGACGCTGGCGCTCGGCGGCAGGATGCTTTACGTCACCTGCTCCGTTTTCGATGAAGAAAATACAGCCCAGATCATGCGGCTGAGTGCACGCCATCCCGATCTCGAGCGGCTCGAGATCGACGGCAGCCTCGAGCGTCAGTTGCTGCCCGATACGGACCATGACGGTTTTTTCTACGCGCTCCTTGGCAAGCGTCGCTAA
- the rnpA gene encoding ribonuclease P protein component yields MQRAVTVSPFEVSSRPGVDQRFLDAYRLRKTDEYSSVFAFRRAFKGRFFIAHYRPNELGTARLGVVIAKKLAKRANVRNLLKRIVREQFRKARPALAHHDLVVRLHAPVKLATRAMINDDVVNLLGRFRE; encoded by the coding sequence GTGCAAAGGGCCGTCACCGTCTCGCCGTTTGAGGTGAGCAGCCGGCCGGGCGTTGACCAGCGATTCCTCGACGCCTACAGGTTACGAAAAACGGATGAGTATTCATCCGTTTTTGCTTTTCGGCGGGCCTTCAAGGGGCGGTTTTTCATCGCCCATTATCGTCCCAACGAACTCGGGACGGCGCGCCTGGGGGTCGTCATCGCGAAGAAGCTTGCGAAACGGGCCAACGTGCGCAACCTGCTGAAACGTATCGTGCGCGAACAGTTCCGCAAGGCGCGGCCCGCGCTTGCGCACCATGACCTCGTCGTGCGGCTGCATGCGCCGGTGAAGCTGGCGACGCGCGCGATGATCAACGACGATGTCGTGAATCTGCTCGGGCGGTTTCGCGAGTGA
- a CDS encoding sulfite exporter TauE/SafE family protein, whose product MGDPETLLFFLGLAAFLAGFVDAVVGGGGLVQIPALFTAFPASLPATLFGTNKLASIVGTSSAAIQYARRVAIPWRVALPAAASALAGAWFGARAVAYLSPAVLKPVILLLLILVAIYTFIRKDFGAADATVEPQHATAPAVLIGASVGFYDGFFGPGTGSFLIFLFVRFLAMDFLRASVTAKIVNVATNLAAIAFFTSHVAILWQAAGVMACSNLAGALVGSRLALRHGAAFVRKMFLGVVTVLIGKMLFDVAAG is encoded by the coding sequence ATGGGCGATCCCGAAACGCTCCTGTTCTTTCTCGGGCTTGCTGCCTTTCTTGCCGGCTTTGTCGATGCGGTGGTCGGCGGCGGCGGGCTGGTGCAGATCCCGGCGCTGTTCACGGCTTTCCCCGCGAGCCTGCCGGCGACGCTGTTCGGCACCAACAAGCTCGCGAGCATCGTCGGCACGAGCAGTGCGGCGATACAGTACGCGCGGCGGGTTGCGATTCCGTGGCGGGTCGCGCTGCCGGCTGCGGCGTCCGCGCTCGCCGGAGCATGGTTCGGGGCGCGTGCCGTCGCATATTTGTCGCCTGCGGTGCTCAAGCCCGTGATCCTGCTGCTGCTGATACTGGTCGCAATCTACACGTTCATTCGCAAGGACTTTGGCGCAGCAGATGCAACGGTCGAACCGCAGCACGCGACCGCGCCGGCCGTGCTGATTGGTGCGAGCGTCGGGTTCTACGACGGGTTCTTCGGCCCGGGAACCGGAAGCTTCCTGATCTTCCTGTTCGTCCGCTTCCTGGCGATGGACTTTCTCCGCGCGTCGGTGACGGCGAAGATCGTGAATGTCGCGACGAACCTCGCGGCGATCGCGTTCTTCACTTCGCACGTCGCGATCCTGTGGCAGGCCGCCGGTGTGATGGCCTGCTCCAACCTCGCCGGCGCGCTCGTCGGTTCGCGGCTCGCGCTGCGTCACGGCGCGGCGTTCGTACGAAAAATGTTTCTCGGTGTCGTGACGGTGCTGATCGGAAAAATGTTGTTCGATGTCGCCGCCGGGTGA
- the yidC gene encoding membrane protein insertase YidC, with amino-acid sequence MDQRRLVLFLVFSLSLVMLWNAWLKQSQPAPVAVTATAGVEGAGVPTPTTGVAPGAATAVPGVPGVATASTAPRMVVRTDLMVAEVSAQGGDIVRLELAKHKSTADKTKNFTLFDDGTIHLYAAQSGLIGEDLPTHKTTFSLPQGEQVLKEGEDRLVVRLEAPEQDGVKITKVMTFHRGNYVVDVAYEIVNSSERPLSPHAYYQLTRDGKPAESVEAFGVTTFTGPAFYTDAEKFQKVQFEEIAEGKAKFVKKAGDGWIAMVQHYFVSAWLPQGGAEREFFAQKVGNDLYSAGVIVPVAAIQPGQSGRVEASLYAGPQEQDKLEDIAPGLDLVVDYGWLTVIAAPLFWVLSWIHGVVGNWGWAIIIVTILIKLMFFPLSAASYKSMAKMRVLGPRMQRLKELYGNDKAKMQQEMMEMYRKEKINPLGGCLPILVQIPVFISLYWVLLGSVEMRQAPWLGWIQDLSAKDPYFILPVIMGASMLIQMKLNPTPPDPIQAKVMMAMPVIFTFMFLWFPSGLVLYWVVNNILSIAQQWQITRMIEGEKSGAKPA; translated from the coding sequence ATGGATCAGCGCCGCCTCGTACTCTTCCTCGTCTTCTCCCTTTCCCTCGTAATGCTGTGGAATGCCTGGCTGAAGCAAAGCCAGCCCGCGCCGGTCGCCGTCACTGCGACCGCGGGTGTCGAGGGTGCCGGCGTGCCGACTCCGACGACCGGTGTTGCGCCGGGGGCGGCGACCGCCGTGCCGGGCGTGCCCGGCGTGGCAACCGCTTCGACCGCGCCGCGCATGGTGGTGCGCACCGACCTGATGGTCGCGGAAGTTTCGGCGCAGGGCGGCGACATCGTCAGGCTCGAACTGGCGAAGCACAAATCGACAGCCGACAAGACGAAGAACTTCACGCTGTTCGACGACGGCACGATCCACCTGTATGCGGCGCAGTCCGGGCTGATCGGCGAGGACCTGCCGACCCACAAGACGACGTTCAGTCTGCCGCAGGGCGAACAGGTCCTGAAGGAAGGCGAGGACCGTCTCGTCGTGCGGCTCGAGGCGCCGGAGCAGGATGGCGTCAAGATCACGAAGGTGATGACTTTCCATCGCGGCAACTATGTCGTCGACGTTGCCTACGAGATCGTCAACAGCAGCGAGCGCCCGCTTTCGCCCCACGCGTATTACCAGCTCACGCGCGACGGCAAGCCGGCCGAGTCGGTCGAGGCGTTCGGCGTCACGACTTTCACCGGCCCGGCGTTCTACACCGATGCCGAGAAGTTCCAGAAAGTCCAATTCGAGGAAATCGCCGAAGGCAAGGCGAAGTTCGTCAAGAAAGCCGGTGACGGCTGGATTGCGATGGTCCAGCATTATTTCGTCAGCGCGTGGCTGCCGCAGGGCGGGGCGGAACGCGAGTTTTTCGCGCAGAAAGTCGGCAACGACCTGTATTCGGCCGGGGTGATCGTGCCGGTGGCGGCGATCCAGCCGGGACAGAGCGGACGCGTCGAGGCGAGCCTCTACGCTGGCCCGCAGGAACAGGACAAACTCGAGGACATCGCTCCCGGGCTCGACCTGGTCGTCGATTACGGCTGGCTGACGGTGATCGCCGCGCCGCTGTTCTGGGTGCTGTCGTGGATCCACGGCGTGGTCGGCAACTGGGGCTGGGCGATCATCATCGTGACGATCCTGATCAAGCTGATGTTCTTCCCGCTGTCGGCCGCGAGCTACAAGTCGATGGCGAAGATGCGCGTGCTCGGTCCGCGCATGCAACGCTTGAAGGAGCTGTACGGCAACGACAAGGCGAAGATGCAGCAGGAAATGATGGAGATGTACCGCAAGGAGAAGATCAATCCGCTCGGCGGCTGCCTGCCGATCCTGGTGCAGATCCCGGTGTTCATCTCGCTGTACTGGGTGCTGCTCGGCAGCGTCGAGATGCGGCAGGCGCCGTGGCTCGGCTGGATCCAGGACCTGTCGGCGAAGGATCCGTACTTCATCCTGCCGGTGATCATGGGCGCATCGATGCTGATCCAGATGAAGCTCAATCCGACGCCGCCGGATCCGATCCAGGCCAAGGTCATGATGGCGATGCCGGTCATCTTCACCTTCATGTTCCTGTGGTTCCCGTCGGGCCTGGTGCTGTACTGGGTCGTGAACAATATTCTGTCGATCGCACAGCAATGGCAGATCACGCGGATGATCGAAGGTGAGAAGTCCGGCGCCAAGCCTGCCTGA
- the rpmH gene encoding 50S ribosomal protein L34, with product MKRTYQPSVVRRKRTHGFLVRMKTRGGRAVIRARRAKGRHRLAV from the coding sequence ATGAAACGCACCTATCAGCCTTCCGTCGTCCGTCGCAAGCGCACCCATGGATTTCTGGTCCGCATGAAGACCCGTGGCGGTCGCGCAGTGATCCGCGCCCGTCGTGCAAAGGGCCGTCACCGTCTCGCCGTTTGA
- the mnmE gene encoding tRNA uridine-5-carboxymethylaminomethyl(34) synthesis GTPase MnmE: MRSPAPSLPDTIAAIATAPGRGGIGVVRVSGAALAPFARALTGRDSKPRHAGFTHFVDAGGKPIDEGILIYFPAPHSFTGEDVIELQGHGGPIVLQLVLARCLELGARLAEPGEFSRRAFLNGKMDLAQAEAVADLIEASTVAAARSAVRSLSGAFSDEMHRLTDALIDLRMLVEATLDFPDEDVEFLENARALERLDAIRVKLEGVLERARQGALLRSGMNVVLVGQPNVGKSSLLNCLAGDERAIVTDIAGTTRDAVRETIAIEGIPIHVIDTAGLRETADPVERLGVERTWREIARADVILRIVDARVGPQPGDEAIDAALPEGVERITIFNKIDLCGLEPARLQQDDGVAIHLSAQLGLGVDLLRSELLRVAGWHAHGDDVVLARERHLVALREALTHVVAARSQCGALELFAEELRLAQVCIGEITGEFSSDDLLGVIFSRFCIGK, translated from the coding sequence GTGAGAAGTCCGGCGCCAAGCCTGCCTGACACCATCGCGGCGATCGCGACCGCACCCGGTCGCGGCGGCATCGGGGTCGTCCGGGTCTCCGGTGCGGCGCTCGCGCCGTTTGCCCGTGCGCTGACGGGGAGGGACTCGAAACCCCGCCACGCGGGGTTCACGCATTTCGTCGACGCCGGCGGCAAGCCGATCGACGAAGGCATCCTGATCTATTTCCCGGCGCCGCATTCGTTTACCGGCGAGGACGTCATCGAACTGCAGGGGCACGGCGGGCCGATCGTGCTGCAACTCGTGCTCGCACGCTGTCTCGAACTCGGCGCCCGGCTGGCCGAGCCCGGCGAGTTTTCGCGACGCGCATTCCTGAACGGGAAGATGGACCTCGCCCAGGCCGAGGCGGTTGCTGATCTGATCGAGGCGTCGACGGTGGCGGCGGCACGCTCCGCGGTGCGTTCGCTGTCGGGCGCGTTCTCTGACGAAATGCATCGGCTCACGGACGCACTGATCGACCTGCGGATGCTCGTCGAAGCGACGCTCGATTTTCCCGACGAAGACGTCGAGTTCCTCGAAAACGCCCGCGCCCTGGAGCGGCTCGACGCGATCCGCGTGAAGCTCGAAGGGGTGCTCGAGCGCGCGCGTCAGGGAGCGCTGCTGCGCAGCGGGATGAACGTCGTCCTGGTCGGCCAGCCGAATGTCGGCAAGTCTAGCTTGCTGAACTGCCTCGCCGGCGACGAGCGCGCGATCGTCACCGACATCGCCGGCACGACGCGCGACGCCGTGCGCGAGACGATCGCGATCGAAGGCATTCCGATCCATGTCATCGACACGGCCGGACTGCGGGAAACGGCCGATCCGGTCGAACGCCTGGGGGTCGAGCGGACTTGGCGCGAGATCGCGCGCGCCGATGTGATCCTGCGCATCGTCGATGCGCGGGTCGGTCCGCAGCCGGGTGACGAGGCGATCGATGCGGCGCTGCCGGAAGGGGTGGAGCGCATCACGATCTTCAACAAGATCGATCTGTGCGGGCTCGAACCGGCGCGGCTGCAGCAGGACGACGGTGTTGCGATCCATCTGTCCGCACAGCTCGGCCTCGGCGTCGATCTGCTGCGCAGCGAGCTGCTGAGGGTGGCTGGCTGGCACGCGCATGGCGACGACGTCGTGCTTGCGCGTGAACGCCATCTTGTTGCGTTGCGCGAGGCACTGACGCACGTGGTCGCGGCGCGATCGCAGTGCGGCGCGCTCGAATTGTTCGCGGAGGAACTCCGGCTGGCCCAGGTCTGCATCGGCGAGATAACTGGAGAGTTCTCGTCCGACGACCTGTTGGGGGTGATTTTTTCGCGGTTCTGCATCGGCAAGTGA
- the dnaN gene encoding DNA polymerase III subunit beta, producing the protein MLLLTTTRDALLAPLQSVAGIVEKRHTLPILSNVLIEKHGDQLTLLATDIEIQIRTTTAGHIGGEDASITVAARKLQDILRAVPEGDVTVTLDDKRLTVKAGRSRFALQTLPAADYPRMNLPDGDATRFSVSQKTFKRQLAQVAYAMAQQDIRYYLNGLLLIASGSELRMVATDGHRLAFAANPLAGDVPHTEVILPRKTVMELARQLADSEDPLEVILAGNQVVFRFGPIELVSKLIDGKFPDYERVIPQNHPKLLTFDRVPLLATLSRVAILTNEKFRGVRLVLGDGSLKIASTNAEQEEALEELEVDYHGDPLDIGFNVTYLLDVLNNVTSDKIEWRFNDGNSSALVTLPGNATFKYVVMPMRI; encoded by the coding sequence ATGCTTCTGCTCACCACCACCCGCGACGCGCTCCTCGCCCCGCTGCAGTCGGTCGCCGGCATCGTCGAAAAACGCCACACGCTGCCGATCCTGTCCAACGTGCTGATCGAGAAGCACGGCGACCAGCTGACGCTGCTCGCGACCGACATCGAGATCCAGATCCGCACCACCACGGCCGGCCACATCGGCGGTGAAGACGCCTCGATCACCGTCGCCGCGAGGAAGCTGCAGGACATCCTGCGCGCGGTGCCCGAAGGCGACGTGACGGTCACGCTCGACGACAAGCGCCTCACCGTCAAAGCCGGCCGCAGCCGCTTCGCGCTGCAGACGCTGCCGGCCGCGGACTATCCGCGCATGAACCTGCCCGACGGCGACGCGACGCGCTTCTCGGTGAGCCAGAAGACCTTCAAGCGCCAGCTCGCCCAAGTCGCCTACGCGATGGCGCAGCAGGACATCCGTTATTACCTCAACGGGCTGCTGCTGATCGCCAGCGGCAGCGAACTGCGCATGGTCGCGACCGACGGCCACCGCCTCGCGTTCGCGGCGAACCCGTTGGCGGGCGATGTCCCGCACACCGAAGTGATCCTGCCGCGCAAGACCGTCATGGAGCTCGCCCGCCAGCTCGCCGACAGCGAGGACCCGCTCGAAGTGATCCTCGCCGGCAACCAGGTCGTGTTCCGCTTCGGCCCGATCGAACTGGTGTCGAAGCTGATCGACGGCAAGTTCCCCGACTACGAGCGCGTGATCCCGCAGAACCACCCGAAGCTGCTGACTTTCGACCGCGTGCCGCTCCTGGCGACGCTGTCGCGCGTCGCGATCCTGACCAACGAGAAATTCCGCGGCGTGCGCCTCGTGCTCGGCGACGGCAGCCTGAAGATCGCCAGCACGAACGCCGAACAGGAAGAAGCCCTCGAAGAGCTCGAAGTCGATTACCACGGCGACCCGCTCGACATCGGCTTCAACGTCACCTATCTGCTCGACGTGCTGAACAACGTCACCAGCGACAAGATCGAGTGGCGCTTCAACGACGGCAACTCGAGCGCGCTCGTGACGCTGCCCGGCAACGCCACGTTCAAGTACGTCGTCATGCCGATGCGGATCTGA
- a CDS encoding DUF4390 domain-containing protein: MTVFSTRSLASVAKLLRAALLALLLGLLPLPATAEGDIGYAEIVASEEGYVVNADIDLDLNQRLADAVTHGVSLYFTAEFIVEQPRWYWFDEVVVERALNFRLSYHAITRNFRLSVGNFHQSFDTLDSAVRTMLRIRNWQIVPVDELDAGESYRAALRFFLDTSLLPKPFQVTALGSRDWNLETDWMRWTFLAGGPG, encoded by the coding sequence ATGACGGTTTTTTCTACGCGCTCCTTGGCAAGCGTCGCTAAGCTGCTGCGGGCCGCGCTGCTCGCGCTGCTCCTGGGCCTGCTGCCGCTGCCGGCGACCGCGGAAGGGGATATCGGCTACGCCGAGATCGTCGCGAGCGAAGAGGGCTACGTGGTCAACGCCGACATCGACCTCGACCTCAACCAGCGGCTGGCCGATGCGGTGACCCATGGCGTGTCGCTGTATTTCACCGCCGAATTCATCGTCGAGCAGCCGCGCTGGTACTGGTTCGACGAGGTTGTCGTCGAGCGCGCGCTGAACTTCCGCCTCTCGTACCACGCGATCACGCGCAACTTCCGTCTGTCGGTCGGCAACTTCCACCAGAGTTTCGACACGCTGGATTCGGCCGTGCGAACGATGCTGCGGATCCGCAACTGGCAGATCGTCCCCGTCGACGAACTCGATGCGGGCGAATCCTATCGCGCGGCGTTGCGCTTTTTCCTCGACACGAGCCTGCTGCCGAAGCCGTTCCAGGTCACCGCGCTCGGCAGCCGGGACTGGAATCTGGAGACCGACTGGATGCGGTGGACGTTCCTCGCCGGCGGCCCGGGATGA
- the dnaA gene encoding chromosomal replication initiator protein DnaA codes for MSPDLWSFCLSRLEHELPQQQFNTWIKTLQADEEHAGAGAALRLVAPSRFVLQWVRERYLRRIGELGAEFHGTPIEIELVLPAAGAARPAARPVVGSVSVAAPAPAPSQAPATTVAAPAVVTRPAEPESVITASDLAYEKTRLNADFTFDTLVTGRANDLARAAAMQVAQNPGTSYNPLFVYGGVGLGKTHLVHAIGNAVYRHNPRAVIRYVHVEDYYADVVRAYQQKSFDAFKRYYRSLDLLLIDDIQFFNNKNRTQEEFFHAFNALTEARKQIVITCDTYPKDIQGLEDRLISRFDWGLTVQIEPPELEMRVAILQKKAEALRVDLHDDVAFLIAKNLRSNVRELEGALNKVVAFARFHGRGITLEVAKDALKDLLNAHNRQLTIEHIQKTVADYYKIKVADMHSKKRTRVIARPRQVAMWLAKDLTPMSLPAIGEAFGGRDHTTVMHACRTIAELRLGDHQLNHDVHVLTQVLRG; via the coding sequence GTGAGCCCCGATCTCTGGTCCTTCTGCCTGTCGCGCCTGGAACATGAACTGCCGCAGCAGCAGTTCAACACCTGGATCAAGACGCTGCAAGCCGATGAGGAACATGCTGGCGCCGGCGCCGCGTTGCGGCTGGTCGCACCGAGCCGCTTCGTGCTGCAGTGGGTGCGGGAACGCTACCTGCGCCGGATCGGCGAACTCGGCGCCGAGTTCCATGGCACGCCGATCGAAATCGAACTCGTGCTGCCCGCGGCCGGCGCGGCGCGCCCGGCCGCGCGCCCCGTCGTCGGCAGCGTGTCCGTCGCTGCCCCGGCGCCGGCCCCCTCGCAGGCGCCTGCAACCACGGTTGCCGCACCGGCCGTCGTCACGCGCCCGGCCGAGCCCGAATCCGTCATCACCGCGTCGGACCTCGCCTACGAAAAGACGCGCCTGAACGCCGACTTCACGTTCGACACGCTGGTTACCGGCCGCGCCAACGACCTCGCGCGCGCCGCCGCGATGCAGGTCGCGCAGAACCCGGGCACGTCGTACAACCCGCTGTTCGTCTATGGCGGCGTCGGCCTCGGCAAGACCCACCTCGTGCACGCCATCGGCAATGCCGTGTACCGTCACAACCCGCGCGCGGTGATCCGCTACGTGCACGTCGAGGACTACTACGCCGACGTCGTGCGCGCCTACCAGCAGAAGAGCTTCGACGCCTTCAAGCGCTATTACCGTTCGCTCGATCTCCTGCTGATCGACGACATCCAGTTCTTCAACAACAAGAACCGCACGCAGGAAGAATTCTTCCACGCGTTCAACGCGCTGACCGAGGCGCGCAAGCAGATCGTCATCACCTGCGACACCTACCCGAAGGACATCCAGGGCCTCGAGGATCGCCTGATTTCGCGCTTCGACTGGGGCCTCACCGTGCAGATCGAGCCGCCCGAGCTCGAGATGCGCGTCGCGATCCTGCAGAAGAAGGCCGAGGCGCTACGCGTCGATCTGCACGACGACGTCGCCTTCCTGATCGCGAAGAACCTGCGCTCGAACGTGCGCGAACTCGAAGGCGCGCTGAACAAGGTCGTGGCGTTCGCGCGCTTCCACGGTCGCGGCATCACGCTCGAAGTCGCCAAGGACGCGCTGAAGGATCTGCTGAACGCGCACAACCGCCAGCTGACGATCGAGCACATCCAGAAGACCGTCGCCGACTACTACAAGATCAAGGTCGCCGACATGCACTCGAAGAAGCGCACGCGGGTCATCGCCCGTCCGCGCCAGGTCGCGATGTGGCTCGCGAAGGACCTCACGCCGATGTCGCTGCCAGCGATCGGCGAGGCCTTCGGCGGGCGCGACCACACCACCGTGATGCACGCCTGCCGCACGATCGCCGAGCTGCGCCTCGGCGACCACCAGTTGAACCACGACGTCCACGTGCTCACCCAGGTCCTCAGGGGATGA
- the yidD gene encoding membrane protein insertion efficiency factor YidD: MKALVLGLLRVYRYGISPMLGRNCRFHPCCSEYAQEAVERHGAMRGGWLALKRVGRCHPFHPGGYDPVP; encoded by the coding sequence ATGAAAGCGCTGGTGCTCGGTCTGCTGCGTGTTTACCGGTACGGGATCAGTCCCATGCTGGGCCGTAACTGCCGTTTTCATCCCTGCTGCTCCGAGTACGCGCAGGAAGCTGTCGAGCGCCACGGCGCGATGCGTGGCGGCTGGCTTGCGCTCAAGCGGGTGGGCCGTTGCCACCCATTCCATCCCGGCGGGTATGATCCCGTCCCCTGA